One window from the genome of Natronomonas pharaonis DSM 2160 encodes:
- a CDS encoding LabA-like NYN domain-containing protein — protein MPPIHSNQRVAVLADSQNLYHTAHSYYSRNPDYTELLSAAVRDRELIRAIAYVIRADPPTEQEFFEALRDIGFETKIKDIKTFADGTQKANWDLGMCLDAVTLAPKIDTFVLASGDGDFARLCTHLRHEGVRTEVFGFGDSTAEELIDAADSYVDMSEDEDRFLL, from the coding sequence ATGCCGCCGATACACTCGAATCAGCGGGTGGCCGTTCTCGCCGACTCGCAGAACCTCTATCACACCGCCCACAGCTACTACTCGCGGAACCCCGACTACACCGAACTGCTCTCGGCTGCGGTGCGGGACCGCGAACTCATCCGCGCTATCGCCTACGTCATCCGCGCAGACCCGCCGACAGAACAGGAGTTCTTCGAGGCACTACGCGACATCGGCTTCGAGACGAAAATCAAGGACATCAAAACGTTCGCCGACGGCACCCAGAAGGCCAACTGGGACCTCGGAATGTGTCTCGATGCCGTTACGTTGGCTCCGAAAATCGACACGTTCGTCCTCGCCAGCGGCGACGGCGATTTCGCCCGACTGTGTACGCATCTCCGGCACGAAGGCGTCCGAACCGAAGTGTTCGGCTTCGGCGACTCGACAGCTGAGGAGCTCATCGATGCCGCCGACTCGTACGTCGACATGAGTGAGGACGAAGACCGCTTCCTG
- a CDS encoding endonuclease III domain-containing protein yields the protein MAEEPSVNISGSDAGGGAAADFEAATAATRAEAVVDELGDRYWQKAYGGRDGFECLVRTVLSQNTSDTASQPAHDALLERYGGGDLAAALADADQPTLAETISGAGLYNQKSTRLIALAEFVVETYGGADGFDGFVTEAPPDEVRETLLELNGVGPKTADCVLLFSGGRDGVFPVDTHVHRIARRMGLAPADADHEAVRSALEADVPGEKCGFGHTAMIQFGREYCTARKPACLDDPEACPLADRCDQVGVYPERGEVVDPADAPEIE from the coding sequence ATGGCCGAGGAACCATCGGTGAACATCTCCGGCAGCGACGCCGGCGGCGGGGCGGCCGCTGACTTCGAGGCGGCGACAGCGGCGACTCGCGCCGAGGCGGTCGTTGACGAACTCGGCGACCGCTACTGGCAGAAGGCCTACGGCGGCCGGGACGGCTTCGAGTGTCTCGTTCGGACGGTCCTGAGTCAGAACACCTCGGATACGGCCAGCCAGCCGGCCCACGACGCCCTGCTGGAGCGATACGGTGGCGGCGACCTCGCGGCGGCGCTGGCCGACGCCGACCAGCCGACACTCGCCGAGACAATTTCCGGAGCGGGCCTCTACAACCAGAAATCAACACGACTCATCGCCCTCGCCGAGTTCGTCGTCGAGACCTACGGCGGTGCCGACGGGTTCGACGGGTTCGTTACGGAAGCGCCGCCCGACGAGGTTCGAGAGACGCTGCTCGAACTGAACGGTGTCGGCCCGAAGACCGCCGACTGCGTGCTCTTGTTTTCGGGTGGTCGTGACGGCGTCTTTCCCGTTGATACTCACGTCCATCGCATCGCCCGGCGAATGGGACTGGCTCCGGCCGATGCCGACCACGAAGCGGTCCGTTCGGCGCTGGAGGCAGACGTTCCCGGTGAGAAGTGCGGCTTCGGCCACACGGCGATGATTCAGTTCGGCCGTGAGTACTGCACGGCCCGCAAGCCGGCGTGTCTCGACGACCCCGAGGCGTGCCCGCTGGCCGACCGCTGCGACCAAGTCGGCGTCTATCCGGAACGCGGCGAGGTCGTCGACCCCGCTGACGCACCCGAAATAGAGTAG
- a CDS encoding RsmB/NOP family class I SAM-dependent RNA methyltransferase: MEPLSRYDPLVDDPAAFHEACERPLPSVVRVNRIKATAESVRQAFDEAGVDYEPVDWHDGLFRLGEGESPGNSWPFVHGWVYGQEEVSAVPALALAPQPGERVLDCCAAPGSKTTQLAALMDDRGLLVGNDNNLGRLSALRSNAERCGVTNIAVTRQDARNLSLKPFGGERFDRTLVDVPCSCEGTVRKNPDAVDGWSLDHIEGIAGVQKAILERAIEVTRDGGTVVYSTCTFAPEENEAVLQHALDGGDCRLVDFDLPLESVPGVTDWEDERFDDAVRKAQRIYPHHNDTGGFFCAKLEVAR; the protein is encoded by the coding sequence ATGGAGCCGCTTTCGCGCTACGACCCGCTCGTCGACGACCCGGCGGCGTTTCACGAGGCCTGCGAGCGGCCGCTGCCGTCGGTCGTCCGCGTCAACCGTATCAAGGCCACCGCCGAGAGCGTCCGTCAGGCCTTCGACGAGGCGGGTGTCGACTACGAGCCGGTCGATTGGCACGACGGCCTCTTCCGGCTCGGTGAGGGGGAGTCGCCGGGCAACTCCTGGCCGTTCGTCCACGGCTGGGTCTACGGCCAAGAGGAGGTTTCAGCCGTGCCGGCGCTTGCGCTCGCCCCGCAGCCCGGCGAACGGGTGCTGGACTGCTGTGCTGCCCCGGGTAGCAAAACGACGCAGTTGGCGGCACTGATGGACGACCGTGGGCTGTTGGTCGGCAACGACAACAACCTCGGCCGGCTTTCGGCGCTCCGGTCGAACGCCGAGCGCTGCGGCGTGACGAACATCGCGGTCACCCGGCAGGACGCTCGGAACCTCTCGCTGAAGCCCTTCGGTGGCGAGCGGTTCGACCGGACGCTCGTTGACGTTCCCTGCTCGTGTGAGGGAACCGTCAGAAAGAACCCGGACGCGGTCGACGGGTGGTCGCTCGACCATATCGAAGGCATCGCCGGCGTCCAGAAGGCGATTCTCGAACGGGCCATCGAAGTAACTCGCGACGGCGGCACCGTCGTCTACTCGACGTGTACCTTCGCGCCCGAAGAAAACGAGGCGGTCCTCCAGCACGCGCTCGACGGCGGCGACTGTCGGCTGGTCGATTTTGACCTGCCGCTGGAGTCGGTCCCCGGTGTCACCGACTGGGAGGACGAACGCTTCGACGACGCCGTCCGGAAGGCACAGCGCATCTACCCCCACCACAACGACACCGGCGGGTTCTTCTGTGCGAAACTGGAGGTGGCACGATGA
- a CDS encoding DUF790 family protein: MLTKELLRVSRAGGGYHPQFTTAADEDVAARVLGVYQGHVGEPRAQLESALTDLERETGQFKLVRGFAKLLEREAAFETRSPVSPRRARTAAFVAAESVGVVTEADRDAALVAAADDLDTSADALAASLFADRDCEQRLTAFDVDYDPESLCTQYDLSLAQTALFDATSVRVRTDDPKRLVSAVKRLRLLYEIRRADAGRDVVVTGPDALFKRSRRYGTRFARLLRTVAATADWQLEATIDDRGTERRLRLEAGDIEVPDTDPVAEPTFDSAVEADFYSRFSSLDLDWRLLREPEPLAAGEHVVIPDFAFEWKHGDFRVFFEIMGFWTPEYVEKKLSRFSDLEDVAFLVAYDESLGVGEDIEATGQRAFPYTKTVRLKDVRDALRPYEETLREASAASLPDRLVPDADVTTLAAVADDHGVSEAVVESATFPEHDRVGRTLVRPAVCDAVDEELTAGMSLAEAETVLSGHGIDETSAMLSALGYRVEWEGLGGGTVTEA, from the coding sequence GTGCTCACAAAGGAGTTGCTCCGTGTCTCCCGCGCGGGCGGCGGCTACCACCCGCAGTTCACGACAGCGGCCGACGAAGACGTTGCTGCCCGCGTCCTCGGCGTCTATCAGGGCCACGTTGGTGAGCCGCGGGCACAACTGGAGTCGGCACTTACGGACCTCGAACGGGAAACGGGGCAGTTCAAGCTCGTTCGCGGGTTCGCAAAGCTGTTAGAGCGGGAGGCAGCCTTCGAGACGCGGTCGCCAGTGTCACCCCGTCGGGCACGTACCGCCGCCTTCGTGGCTGCCGAGTCGGTCGGCGTCGTCACGGAGGCCGACCGGGATGCCGCACTCGTTGCCGCGGCCGACGACCTCGACACGAGCGCCGATGCCCTTGCGGCGTCGCTGTTTGCCGACCGCGATTGCGAGCAGCGTCTCACGGCGTTCGATGTCGACTACGACCCCGAGAGCTTGTGTACCCAGTATGACCTCTCGCTGGCGCAGACGGCGCTTTTCGACGCCACGTCGGTCCGAGTGCGAACCGACGACCCCAAGCGGCTCGTCTCGGCGGTAAAGCGGCTCCGGCTACTGTACGAAATCCGACGGGCTGACGCCGGCCGTGACGTCGTCGTCACTGGACCTGACGCGCTCTTCAAGCGCTCGCGCCGCTACGGGACGCGGTTTGCCCGTCTGCTTCGGACGGTCGCTGCGACGGCCGACTGGCAACTGGAGGCGACTATCGACGACCGCGGCACGGAGCGACGGCTGCGGCTCGAAGCCGGCGATATCGAAGTCCCTGACACCGACCCGGTCGCGGAGCCAACCTTCGACAGCGCCGTGGAAGCGGACTTCTATAGCCGCTTTTCGTCGCTGGACCTCGATTGGCGGCTGCTCCGAGAACCGGAGCCGCTGGCCGCCGGCGAACACGTCGTCATCCCGGATTTCGCCTTCGAGTGGAAACACGGCGACTTCCGGGTGTTCTTCGAGATTATGGGGTTTTGGACCCCGGAGTACGTCGAAAAGAAGCTCTCCCGCTTCAGCGACCTCGAAGACGTGGCGTTTCTCGTCGCCTACGACGAGAGCCTCGGCGTCGGCGAGGACATCGAGGCGACCGGCCAGCGGGCCTTCCCATACACGAAAACAGTCCGGCTGAAGGACGTTCGTGACGCACTGCGGCCATACGAGGAGACGCTCCGGGAGGCAAGCGCCGCCTCGCTGCCGGACCGGCTCGTTCCGGACGCCGACGTGACGACGCTTGCAGCCGTCGCCGACGACCACGGCGTCTCGGAGGCGGTCGTCGAGTCGGCAACGTTTCCCGAACACGACCGGGTCGGTCGGACACTGGTACGACCGGCGGTGTGCGACGCTGTCGACGAGGAACTTACCGCCGGGATGTCGCTTGCAGAGGCAGAGACGGTGCTTTCGGGCCACGGCATCGACGAGACGAGCGCGATGCTTTCGGCGCTCGGCTACCGCGTCGAGTGGGAGGGGCTGGGCGGTGGCACTGTCACGGAGGCCTGA
- a CDS encoding DUF7122 family protein produces the protein MSAENDGQRFDRLPETADERTVEGRATRAEVIDWWTERFGLAADHFSDHTFWEKGAGKIWAFADDIDSPARVEGLGMTFLRTRQEHWKPTTDAVQRFGADATRNIVVLDAADAQAFLRGETTTPGWDGDWGYLIAAHEIAGAVEPIGVGLYVHDEFRSQMPKGRQREL, from the coding sequence ATGAGCGCCGAAAACGACGGCCAGCGGTTCGACCGCCTCCCGGAGACGGCCGACGAACGAACGGTCGAGGGCCGGGCAACCAGAGCCGAGGTCATCGACTGGTGGACCGAGCGGTTCGGTCTTGCTGCCGACCACTTTTCCGACCACACCTTCTGGGAGAAGGGCGCGGGCAAAATATGGGCCTTTGCCGACGACATCGACAGCCCCGCCCGCGTCGAGGGACTCGGCATGACCTTTCTCAGAACGCGGCAGGAGCATTGGAAACCGACAACCGACGCCGTCCAGCGGTTCGGCGCCGATGCGACGCGAAACATCGTCGTTCTCGATGCGGCCGACGCACAGGCGTTTCTCCGCGGTGAGACGACCACCCCCGGCTGGGACGGCGACTGGGGATACCTCATCGCTGCCCACGAAATCGCCGGCGCAGTCGAACCCATCGGCGTCGGCCTCTACGTCCACGACGAGTTCCGCTCACAGATGCCGAAGGGCCGCCAGCGAGAGCTGTGA
- a CDS encoding proteasome assembly chaperone family protein, which produces MASVQIHNDDIQLESPVFVEGLPGAGLVGKIAADHLIETFDMDYYAAFHCEGLPQAAVYEAEKSVVRPPVRLYADSDRDIVVLQSDVPVSPTQASEFAGCVTGWIQSTDALPLYLSGLAEEKEGVPELYGVATGDAEPVLDDAGIVPPRGGGMVTGPTGALLHRAAEEAIDAVGLIVQTNPQFPDPEAARVILEHGVEPIAGIDVETDELVDRADEIQQAREQLAKRVQEAANEESTAAQPIRGFQ; this is translated from the coding sequence ATGGCAAGCGTCCAGATACACAACGACGATATACAGCTCGAATCGCCGGTGTTCGTCGAAGGGCTCCCGGGGGCGGGGCTCGTCGGCAAAATCGCCGCCGACCACCTCATCGAGACGTTTGACATGGATTACTATGCGGCGTTCCACTGTGAGGGGCTTCCGCAGGCGGCGGTCTACGAGGCGGAAAAATCAGTTGTCCGGCCGCCGGTCCGGCTCTACGCCGACAGCGACCGGGATATTGTGGTCCTACAGAGCGACGTTCCCGTCTCGCCGACACAGGCAAGCGAGTTCGCCGGCTGCGTCACCGGCTGGATTCAGTCCACCGACGCCCTGCCGCTGTATCTCAGCGGGCTTGCGGAGGAAAAAGAAGGCGTTCCGGAGCTGTATGGGGTCGCAACGGGCGATGCCGAGCCGGTGCTCGATGACGCCGGCATCGTCCCACCGCGCGGCGGGGGCATGGTGACCGGACCGACTGGAGCGTTGCTCCATCGGGCCGCCGAGGAGGCCATCGACGCTGTCGGCCTCATCGTCCAGACGAACCCGCAGTTTCCGGACCCCGAGGCGGCTCGTGTCATTCTCGAACACGGCGTCGAGCCGATTGCTGGCATCGATGTCGAGACCGACGAACTGGTCGACCGGGCCGACGAGATTCAGCAGGCCCGCGAACAGCTCGCAAAGCGCGTACAAGAAGCAGCCAACGAGGAGAGTACGGCCGCACAGCCGATTCGCGGGTTCCAGTAG
- a CDS encoding metallophosphoesterase family protein: MSRYLIADLHLDHAEVLEYTDRPFASVAEMNRRLVDGWNATVADSDEVVFVGDFAIPSEPTTIRRWVRRLAGDITFVVGDHDAGLHRSHGLDVRQEYRFSAGGYRFRCIHDPDDVDDRGTDWLIHGHHHDMRPDEYPFVTPDSRRINVSVELLDYEPLAVEELVDYLDRRQRLRKRP; the protein is encoded by the coding sequence GTGAGCCGCTATCTAATTGCCGACCTCCATCTTGACCACGCGGAGGTCCTCGAATACACCGACCGACCCTTCGCATCCGTCGCAGAGATGAACCGCCGGCTCGTCGACGGCTGGAACGCCACCGTTGCCGACAGCGACGAGGTCGTGTTCGTTGGGGACTTCGCCATCCCCTCCGAGCCGACGACCATCCGCCGCTGGGTCCGCCGTCTCGCAGGCGATATTACCTTCGTCGTCGGCGACCACGATGCGGGGCTCCACCGCAGCCACGGTCTGGATGTCAGACAGGAGTATCGCTTCTCGGCCGGTGGCTACCGGTTCCGCTGTATCCACGACCCTGACGATGTCGACGACCGCGGTACCGACTGGCTCATCCACGGCCACCATCACGACATGCGGCCCGACGAATACCCGTTCGTTACCCCCGACAGCCGCCGTATCAACGTCTCCGTCGAACTGCTCGATTACGAACCGCTTGCGGTCGAGGAACTCGTCGACTATCTCGACCGGCGGCAGCGGCTTCGGAAGCGACCCTGA